The Chryseobacterium indicum genome includes a window with the following:
- a CDS encoding SRPBCC family protein, translated as MEPIHIDITILAPVQKVWDYYNGPEHITKWNFAHESWECPSSENDLRVGGQFKNRMEAKDKSFGFDFVGTYDEVIPYEKIRYHMEDGRKAEITFDKMDENTTSVQIIFDPETQNPVEMQREGWYAILNNFHKYVENN; from the coding sequence ATGGAACCAATTCACATTGATATTACAATTCTGGCACCTGTTCAGAAAGTCTGGGACTATTACAATGGTCCGGAACATATTACCAAATGGAATTTTGCCCACGAATCATGGGAATGTCCGAGTTCAGAAAACGATCTCAGAGTCGGAGGGCAGTTCAAAAACAGGATGGAAGCTAAAGATAAAAGCTTCGGATTCGATTTTGTGGGAACTTATGATGAAGTGATTCCGTATGAGAAGATCAGATATCACATGGAAGATGGAAGAAAAGCAGAGATAACTTTTGATAAGATGGATGAAAATACAACCAGCGTACAGATTATTTTCGATCCGGAAACACAGAATCCCGTAGAAATGCAGAGAGAAGGATGGTATGCAATTCTGAACAATTTTCATAAGTATGTAGAAAATAATTAA
- a CDS encoding VOC family protein: protein MAKLNPYLNFDGKAEEAFNFYKSVFGGEFVGEIYRMGNAPGTEHLSDEEKNRVMHIALPIGGDLLMASDIVPSFGQKLNVGNNNYVSVFSNSRDEADRIFKGLSEDGNVEMPIEDQFWGDYFGSFQDKYGVHWMINYNEEYVK, encoded by the coding sequence ATGGCTAAATTAAATCCTTACTTAAATTTTGATGGGAAAGCAGAAGAAGCTTTCAATTTTTACAAATCCGTTTTCGGCGGGGAATTCGTTGGTGAAATTTACAGAATGGGCAATGCTCCCGGAACTGAACATTTATCGGACGAAGAGAAAAACAGGGTAATGCATATTGCACTTCCAATAGGCGGAGATTTACTGATGGCATCAGACATCGTTCCAAGTTTCGGACAAAAACTGAATGTGGGAAATAACAATTACGTTTCTGTTTTTTCGAATTCCAGAGATGAGGCCGACAGAATTTTCAAAGGGCTTTCTGAAGACGGAAATGTGGAAATGCCCATTGAAGACCAGTTCTGGGGCGATTATTTCGGAAGCTTTCAGGATAAATATGGTGTACACTGGATGATTAATTATAACGAAGAATACGTAAAATAG
- the tpx gene encoding thiol peroxidase produces the protein MSNITLKGNAVNTIGTLPSVGSTIKDFALVDSGLNVKTLETFEGKKKVFNIFPSIDTPTCASSARKFNEEASALENTVVINVSKDLPFALGRFCAAEGLNNVETLSDFRSSFGDDYEVTITDSPMKGLLSRAVIVADENNKVVYTEQVSEIADEPDYQAALAALK, from the coding sequence ATGTCAAATATTACATTAAAAGGAAATGCAGTAAATACAATAGGAACTTTACCGTCAGTAGGAAGCACAATTAAAGATTTTGCTTTGGTAGATTCTGGGCTTAATGTGAAAACTCTGGAAACTTTCGAAGGAAAGAAGAAAGTGTTCAACATTTTCCCGAGTATCGATACCCCGACTTGCGCATCATCGGCAAGAAAATTCAATGAAGAAGCTTCAGCTTTAGAAAATACAGTCGTTATTAACGTATCTAAAGATTTGCCTTTTGCTTTGGGAAGATTCTGTGCCGCGGAAGGTCTTAATAATGTAGAAACGCTATCAGATTTCAGAAGCAGTTTTGGAGACGATTATGAAGTAACGATTACAGACTCTCCGATGAAAGGACTTTTAAGCCGTGCTGTTATTGTAGCGGATGAAAACAATAAAGTGGTGTATACAGAGCAGGTATCAGAAATTGCAGATGAACCCGATTATCAGGCTGCATTAGCTGCGTTGAAATAA
- a CDS encoding DUF763 domain-containing protein encodes MKRSGTTDLPLHYGKVPPWLYERMSILGLSIVEVILMEYGKDEVLRRLADPFWFQSFGAVMGMDWHSSGITTSVMGALKRSINPNSQSLGLYICGGKGKFSRETPSELLQIADRTGLNGNDLVKASKLSAKVDNTAIQDGYQLYLHNFILSDNGNWSVVQQGMHESDGTARRYHWHSENIKSFVEEPHTGINGISRGTILNLTDAEASGNRKGILEISHTDSAEIMSDFSRLILPNHHDVQASDVDLKRLGALLYVTREQQPQNFEDLLMLEGVGPRTMQSLALVSEVIHGAPSRFKDPARFSFAHGGKDGHPFPVPTKVYDESLQILKSGIEKSKLGNSDKLKTLNKLHQIIESTEKDFTPDFDIQEVIEEERQNSWRFGGKTVFGDAQKPSSPKPIQLSLF; translated from the coding sequence ATGAAACGTTCCGGAACCACAGATTTACCCCTTCACTATGGCAAAGTACCGCCTTGGCTATATGAACGGATGTCAATTCTCGGGCTCTCTATTGTTGAGGTAATTCTCATGGAGTATGGAAAAGACGAAGTTCTTCGCCGACTGGCAGATCCTTTCTGGTTTCAGAGTTTTGGCGCGGTGATGGGAATGGATTGGCATTCTTCAGGAATTACAACCTCAGTAATGGGTGCTTTGAAGCGTTCCATCAATCCAAATTCCCAATCATTGGGGTTGTATATTTGTGGCGGAAAAGGAAAATTTTCCCGTGAAACACCTTCAGAATTACTTCAGATTGCTGATAGAACAGGATTGAACGGAAATGATCTCGTAAAAGCCAGCAAACTTTCGGCAAAAGTGGATAACACAGCAATTCAGGATGGATATCAACTGTATCTGCATAATTTTATTCTGTCGGATAACGGAAACTGGAGCGTTGTTCAGCAGGGAATGCACGAATCGGACGGAACGGCAAGACGCTATCATTGGCATTCGGAGAATATTAAATCCTTTGTAGAAGAACCTCACACCGGAATCAACGGAATTTCAAGAGGAACCATTTTAAATCTTACAGATGCGGAAGCTTCAGGAAACAGAAAAGGAATTCTGGAAATTTCCCACACCGATTCCGCAGAAATCATGAGCGATTTTTCAAGATTAATTCTTCCTAATCATCACGATGTTCAAGCTTCTGATGTTGATCTGAAACGACTCGGAGCACTTTTATATGTAACCAGAGAACAGCAGCCGCAAAACTTCGAAGATTTGCTCATGCTGGAAGGCGTCGGTCCGCGAACCATGCAGTCTCTGGCTTTGGTAAGCGAAGTCATTCATGGTGCACCGTCGAGATTTAAAGATCCTGCGAGATTTTCATTCGCCCATGGCGGAAAAGATGGTCATCCGTTTCCGGTTCCTACCAAAGTGTATGACGAAAGTTTGCAGATTTTAAAATCAGGAATCGAAAAATCTAAACTGGGAAATTCAGATAAATTAAAAACGTTAAACAAGCTTCACCAGATTATTGAATCAACTGAAAAAGATTTTACTCCCGATTTTGATATTCAGGAAGTCATTGAAGAAGAAAGACAGAATTCATGGCGGTTTGGAGGAAAAACTGTATTTGGAGATGCTCAGAAACCTTCCAGTCCAAAACCTATACAGCTTTCTCTGTTTTAA
- a CDS encoding MFS transporter translates to MVTLKEKNKFIATVLAFAVIPMSGLATDIYLPSMPSMATELHQTESNIQLTLSIFLISYGLTQFFAGSIVDSFGRYKVSMISLALFVASFLITATTQNIFVIYAMRVLQGVLSGFAVVAKRAFFVDVYEGEERKHYLSIMTIVWSVGPIVAPFIGGYLQKNFGWQSNFYVLAGYSLLLLILEFIFSGETLKKRNPFHVEFLIKEYNSMFKAKDFFYGMIMCGLSYSMIMFFNLCGSFIIEHKMGYSEVVAGYVSLILGFAWMTGGFLGKALINKAFLPKIRNANFIQLLLIAVMFAASSFSNNIYSLVAFAFLIHVTAGFIFNNYFSYCIGRFPNSAGIAGGLTGGVAFIITSALSYGIAAFIKPQVQLQVAEGYFILGLLGLFILSMIKFRKAHA, encoded by the coding sequence ATGGTTACCCTTAAAGAAAAAAACAAATTTATTGCTACGGTTTTGGCATTTGCCGTTATTCCGATGTCCGGACTGGCAACGGATATTTATCTGCCTTCTATGCCTAGTATGGCAACGGAACTGCACCAGACGGAAAGCAATATTCAGCTTACTTTATCCATATTTTTAATCAGTTACGGCCTTACCCAGTTTTTTGCCGGAAGTATTGTAGATTCTTTTGGAAGATATAAAGTTTCCATGATTTCTCTGGCGCTTTTTGTTGCTTCTTTTTTAATTACCGCTACAACGCAGAACATTTTTGTGATCTATGCAATGCGTGTTTTGCAGGGTGTTTTATCGGGTTTCGCAGTCGTTGCCAAAAGAGCTTTTTTTGTAGATGTTTATGAAGGAGAAGAGCGGAAACATTATCTCAGCATCATGACGATTGTATGGTCAGTTGGACCTATTGTTGCACCGTTTATCGGAGGATATCTGCAGAAAAACTTTGGATGGCAGTCAAATTTCTACGTTTTGGCAGGGTACAGTTTGTTATTGCTGATTCTTGAATTTATATTCTCCGGTGAAACATTAAAAAAGAGAAATCCTTTTCATGTGGAATTCCTGATTAAAGAATACAATTCCATGTTCAAAGCTAAAGATTTTTTCTACGGAATGATTATGTGCGGTTTGAGCTACTCGATGATTATGTTTTTTAATCTGTGTGGTTCCTTTATTATTGAGCATAAAATGGGCTATTCCGAAGTTGTGGCAGGATATGTTTCTCTCATTCTCGGTTTTGCATGGATGACGGGCGGATTTTTAGGAAAGGCATTAATTAACAAAGCTTTTTTACCCAAAATAAGAAATGCTAACTTTATTCAGTTGCTTCTGATTGCTGTTATGTTTGCCGCTTCCTCTTTCTCCAATAATATTTACAGTCTGGTTGCGTTTGCTTTTTTAATTCACGTAACAGCAGGATTTATTTTCAACAATTATTTTTCCTACTGTATCGGAAGGTTTCCCAATTCTGCAGGAATTGCAGGAGGTTTGACGGGTGGAGTAGCCTTCATTATTACTTCAGCATTGAGCTACGGAATTGCAGCATTCATAAAACCTCAGGTTCAGCTTCAGGTTGCGGAAGGCTATTTTATTCTGGGACTTTTAGGACTGTTTATTTTAAGCATGATTAAATTCAGAAAAGCTCATGCTTAG
- a CDS encoding T9SS type A sorting domain-containing protein, with the protein MRKKITLFLFGVPFFGFAQSVMGNFNSGAVSADNFSHSVGEIYVIPTDPDKTNSGTMGMFYQSVLQVLGVSELEKDHVKIYPNPTADFVYVKLNSKSKIEGAEIYDLSGKLVFKTKLDSEQLDLRHLQQGVYMIVFKNSDIKPIKIIKKP; encoded by the coding sequence ATGAGAAAAAAAATTACTCTATTCTTATTCGGAGTGCCTTTTTTTGGTTTTGCCCAGTCTGTGATGGGGAATTTCAACTCAGGAGCCGTTTCTGCGGATAACTTTTCGCACTCAGTTGGAGAAATCTATGTCATCCCGACAGATCCCGACAAAACAAACTCCGGAACTATGGGAATGTTTTACCAGTCTGTTTTGCAGGTTTTAGGAGTTTCAGAACTTGAAAAAGACCATGTGAAAATTTATCCCAATCCTACTGCTGATTTCGTTTACGTTAAACTGAATTCAAAATCAAAAATCGAAGGTGCTGAAATCTATGATCTTTCGGGAAAGCTTGTTTTCAAAACCAAGTTAGATTCTGAACAACTTGATTTAAGACATCTTCAGCAGGGAGTTTATATGATCGTTTTCAAAAACTCCGACATCAAACCTATTAAAATTATCAAAAAACCTTAA
- a CDS encoding VOC family protein, with product MKINQIYVNLPVKDVQKTREFWTKLGFPTNDEMSNDQSVCVVMNDNTYVMFLTEEFFQTFSERPVPKGDTTQVLVAISLDTREQVDQMVNTAVANGATQHEEPQDYGWMYHNSFWDINGHGWNVMFADPSQMPKE from the coding sequence ATGAAAATCAATCAGATTTATGTGAATCTTCCGGTGAAAGATGTGCAGAAAACAAGAGAATTCTGGACAAAATTAGGCTTCCCAACCAATGATGAAATGTCCAATGACCAATCCGTTTGTGTTGTTATGAACGATAATACTTACGTGATGTTTTTAACAGAAGAATTTTTCCAGACTTTTTCAGAAAGACCTGTTCCGAAAGGAGATACAACGCAGGTTTTGGTCGCCATAAGTTTAGATACCCGTGAACAGGTAGATCAGATGGTAAATACCGCTGTGGCGAATGGTGCAACACAGCATGAAGAACCTCAGGACTACGGATGGATGTATCACAATTCCTTTTGGGATATTAACGGACATGGCTGGAATGTAATGTTTGCAGATCCGTCCCAAATGCCTAAAGAGTAA
- a CDS encoding acyl carrier protein — protein MNRNDILTRLTPIFREQLDNEEIELNDETTASDIEEWDSLSHIQLIVAIEKSFGIRFTSSEIQSWNNVGEMVDSIISK, from the coding sequence ATGAACAGAAATGACATTTTAACAAGGCTTACACCTATTTTTCGTGAACAACTGGATAATGAAGAAATTGAACTAAATGATGAAACAACGGCAAGCGATATTGAAGAGTGGGATTCTCTTTCACATATTCAGCTTATTGTAGCTATAGAGAAATCTTTCGGAATACGATTTACCTCATCAGAAATTCAGAGCTGGAATAATGTTGGAGAGATGGTAGATTCCATTATCAGCAAATAA
- a CDS encoding IS1 family transposase (programmed frameshift): MKCYKCQSLDKVKAGFTRGLQRYKCKNCGCFYSVESKSDVKSPEQRRLALEMYLEGMGFRAIGRVLNISYGTVYQWVKKWGESVSLPKSQEPIEIVELDEIHSYILNKKNYCWSWIAVDRFGKRYIDFVCGKRNTSTFKKLWNTLKDREINGFCSDYWKSYSELIPTEKHCESKAETFTVESYNSRIRHYLARFKRKTKCYSKKQFMLENSLKLLFLKLNKQLYILK, encoded by the exons ATGAAATGTTATAAATGTCAATCATTAGATAAAGTAAAAGCGGGTTTTACAAGAGGTTTACAAAGGTATAAATGCAAAAACTGTGGATGTTTTTATAGTGTTGAAAGTAAATCGGATGTAAAAAGTCCTGAGCAAAGGCGGCTTGCATTAGAAATGTATTTGGAAGGAATGGGATTTCGAGCTATTGGGAGAGTGTTGAATATCAGTTACGGAACGGTATATCAATGGGTGAAAAAGTGGGGAGAATCGGTTTCTTTGCCAAAATCTCAAGAACCTATAGAAATAGTAGAATTAGATGAAATTCACAGCTACATCCTAAATAAAAAAA ACTACTGTTGGAGCTGGATTGCTGTTGATAGATTTGGAAAGCGCTACATCGATTTTGTTTGTGGGAAAAGAAATACTTCCACTTTCAAAAAGCTCTGGAACACTTTAAAAGACAGGGAAATTAATGGTTTTTGCAGTGACTATTGGAAAAGTTATTCAGAATTAATTCCTACAGAGAAACATTGCGAATCAAAAGCGGAAACATTCACAGTTGAGAGCTATAATTCCAGAATAAGGCATTATTTAGCGAGATTCAAAAGGAAAACAAAATGTTACTCTAAAAAGCAGTTTATGCTGGAAAACTCTTTAAAGTTGCTTTTTCTAAAACTAAATAAACAATTATATATTTTAAAATAA
- a CDS encoding aldo/keto reductase has translation MKFRKLGNTGVELSAIGLGCMGMSFAYGPTDEQESIKSLHKSLDLGINFWDTADMYANGENEKLISKVLVPNRDKIFIATKFGFRFKDGQAGHSGAPGTYFDGSPEWIKKAVDLSLQRLKIDEIDLYYAHRVDPNIPVEETVGAMADLVKAGKVKYLGLSEASAESIRKAHKIHPITALQSEYSLLTKDVEREVLPVIRELGITLVPYSPLARGLFSNINEAQNFTDGDFRKSLPRYQEKYLENNRNLAQEINDFAASKGVKGTQLALAWVLNQGEDIIPIPGTKRIQYLEENIEATKIELSESDLKTIDSILKKYPDVGERYSEGSMKLVNN, from the coding sequence ATGAAATTTAGAAAATTAGGAAACACAGGTGTAGAATTATCGGCTATCGGTTTGGGCTGTATGGGAATGAGCTTTGCTTACGGACCTACAGATGAGCAGGAAAGTATTAAAAGCCTTCATAAATCGTTGGATCTTGGGATCAACTTTTGGGATACAGCCGATATGTATGCTAACGGAGAAAATGAAAAACTGATTTCAAAAGTTTTGGTTCCGAACCGTGACAAAATTTTTATCGCAACCAAATTCGGATTCAGGTTTAAAGACGGACAAGCCGGTCACAGCGGCGCTCCGGGAACGTATTTTGACGGCTCGCCGGAATGGATTAAAAAGGCAGTGGATTTAAGCCTTCAGCGCCTTAAAATTGATGAAATTGATTTGTACTATGCACACAGAGTAGATCCCAATATTCCTGTGGAAGAAACAGTAGGAGCAATGGCAGATCTCGTAAAGGCAGGAAAAGTAAAATATCTAGGTTTATCCGAAGCTTCTGCGGAATCGATCAGAAAAGCACATAAAATTCATCCGATTACAGCATTGCAATCAGAATATTCCCTGCTTACCAAAGATGTGGAGCGTGAAGTTCTGCCTGTAATCCGCGAACTGGGAATCACTTTAGTTCCTTATTCACCTTTAGCAAGAGGGCTTTTTTCGAATATTAACGAAGCTCAGAATTTTACAGATGGAGATTTCAGAAAATCTTTACCGCGTTATCAGGAAAAATATCTTGAAAATAACAGAAATTTAGCTCAGGAGATCAATGATTTTGCGGCTTCAAAAGGCGTAAAAGGAACTCAGCTTGCTTTAGCGTGGGTTTTGAATCAGGGAGAGGATATCATTCCGATTCCGGGAACGAAACGCATTCAGTACTTAGAAGAAAATATTGAAGCAACTAAAATTGAGCTTTCAGAATCCGATCTGAAAACAATAGATTCGATCTTAAAAAAATATCCCGACGTTGGTGAAAGATACAGCGAAGGATCAATGAAATTAGTCAATAATTAA
- a CDS encoding Crp/Fnr family transcriptional regulator, whose amino-acid sequence MSNKALQICYDFPFFLDDELDEIFQAHEKVFFHKGDFILKEGKTANEYYILEKGLARSFVNDFNGNDVTINFFVENEIIIEVSSLFQRIPTQENIVCITDCECWKFDFETFQELFHKIPNLREWGRAWMSQQLFFGKQRSVEMFTLSATKRYLNLLEQKPHVVQFAPLKQIASFLGITDTSLSRIRKELVSHPKKN is encoded by the coding sequence ATGAGCAATAAAGCCTTACAAATCTGCTACGATTTCCCTTTTTTCCTTGATGATGAGCTGGATGAAATATTTCAGGCACATGAAAAAGTTTTTTTTCATAAAGGAGATTTTATACTGAAAGAAGGAAAAACAGCCAACGAATATTATATTCTGGAGAAAGGTCTTGCCCGCTCATTTGTCAACGATTTTAACGGAAATGATGTAACGATTAATTTTTTTGTTGAAAATGAAATCATTATTGAAGTTTCATCTTTATTTCAGAGAATTCCCACTCAGGAAAATATTGTCTGCATTACAGACTGCGAATGTTGGAAGTTTGATTTTGAAACTTTTCAGGAACTGTTTCATAAAATTCCGAATCTCAGAGAATGGGGGAGAGCATGGATGTCTCAGCAGCTTTTCTTTGGTAAACAGCGTTCTGTAGAGATGTTTACCCTTTCCGCAACCAAACGTTATCTCAATCTTTTAGAGCAGAAGCCGCATGTAGTACAGTTTGCTCCCTTAAAGCAGATTGCTTCATTTCTGGGAATTACAGATACTTCCTTAAGCAGAATCCGTAAAGAGCTGGTTTCCCATCCGAAGAAAAATTAA
- a CDS encoding HAD-IIIC family phosphatase — MYKTFSELKKAEKTYPNAKKSIKVALLGDTATQFLNIALKGTARTEGFILEIFEADFGQISRQIMDSSSEYYAFDADYTIIFESTHKLLSQYYKSYDSAKDFADNKVKYIEELYNTIQNRTKSKIIYCNFPIIDHKIFGSFSNKVESSFNFQINKLNYLLSFKIAMNKNNFFIADLLSIQNKWGRDFMFAPNIYINTEMVLSIDALPIAAHTIFSIISSLEGKFKKCLILDLDNTLWGGIIGDDGLENIQIGNLGIGKAFTELQYWIKALQKRGIILAVCSKNDEDKAKEPFEKHPDMVLKLNDIAVFVANWNNKADNIRKIQNILNIGFDSMVFLDDNPFERNLVRENLPEVCVPELPTDPAEYLEYLYGLNLFETTSFSENDTERTKQYQVEAQRVVDLESFTNLEDFLKSMNMVSDVQSFNNFSKPRVSQLTQRSNQFNLRTVRYTEQEIENLITSDKHYTISFTLEDKYGDNGLICVIVLEKQDKQTLFIDTWLMSCRVLKRGMEDFTLNTIIDLAKKTGYTYVAGEYIPTSKNQMVKDHYENLGFSRKDDKWILNVDNYQPKEVYIKNSICYFKIYNCLFSFRKSNFKEFSSINCFLE, encoded by the coding sequence ATGTATAAGACATTTTCGGAATTAAAGAAAGCTGAAAAAACATACCCTAATGCGAAAAAATCTATTAAAGTAGCTTTACTGGGTGATACTGCGACGCAATTTTTAAATATTGCTTTAAAAGGAACAGCAAGAACAGAAGGTTTCATTCTTGAAATTTTTGAGGCTGATTTCGGACAGATTTCCCGGCAAATTATGGATTCCTCTTCGGAATATTATGCGTTTGATGCAGATTACACAATTATTTTCGAATCGACTCATAAATTACTTAGCCAGTATTATAAATCTTATGACTCTGCTAAAGATTTTGCAGACAATAAAGTTAAATATATTGAAGAGCTTTACAATACAATACAGAACCGAACAAAAAGCAAAATCATCTATTGTAATTTTCCAATAATCGACCATAAAATTTTTGGAAGTTTTTCAAATAAAGTAGAATCGTCATTTAATTTTCAGATCAATAAGCTTAATTATCTGCTTTCTTTTAAGATTGCAATGAATAAAAATAATTTCTTCATTGCAGATTTGCTTTCTATTCAGAACAAGTGGGGAAGGGATTTTATGTTTGCCCCCAATATTTATATAAATACGGAAATGGTGCTGTCAATTGATGCCTTACCTATTGCAGCACACACTATTTTCAGCATTATATCTTCATTAGAAGGGAAATTTAAGAAATGTCTTATTCTGGATCTGGATAATACACTTTGGGGAGGGATTATAGGTGATGACGGTCTGGAAAACATTCAGATCGGAAATTTGGGCATCGGAAAAGCATTCACCGAGCTTCAGTATTGGATAAAAGCATTACAAAAACGAGGAATTATTTTAGCTGTCTGCAGTAAAAATGATGAAGATAAAGCAAAAGAACCTTTCGAAAAGCATCCCGATATGGTTTTGAAACTTAACGATATTGCTGTTTTTGTTGCCAATTGGAATAATAAGGCGGATAACATCAGAAAAATCCAGAATATTTTAAATATTGGATTCGATTCGATGGTTTTCTTAGACGACAATCCCTTTGAGAGAAATCTTGTTAGAGAAAATCTTCCTGAAGTATGCGTACCTGAATTACCGACGGATCCAGCGGAATATCTGGAATACTTATATGGTTTAAATCTTTTTGAAACCACCAGTTTCTCGGAAAATGATACTGAAAGAACAAAGCAATACCAGGTAGAAGCACAAAGAGTTGTTGATCTTGAAAGTTTTACCAATCTTGAGGATTTTCTAAAAAGTATGAATATGGTTTCTGATGTTCAAAGCTTTAATAATTTCTCAAAGCCAAGGGTTTCTCAGCTGACGCAGCGTTCTAATCAATTTAATCTTAGAACCGTAAGATATACGGAACAGGAAATTGAAAATCTGATAACTTCTGATAAGCATTATACAATTTCATTTACTTTAGAAGATAAATATGGAGATAATGGATTAATTTGTGTAATTGTGCTTGAGAAACAGGATAAACAAACTCTCTTTATAGACACATGGCTTATGAGCTGCAGAGTTCTGAAAAGAGGAATGGAAGATTTCACTCTTAATACGATTATAGACCTTGCTAAAAAAACAGGCTATACTTATGTGGCAGGAGAATATATTCCTACCTCTAAAAATCAAATGGTAAAAGATCATTATGAAAATCTGGGCTTTAGCAGAAAAGACGATAAATGGATCCTGAATGTAGACAATTATCAACCTAAAGAAGTATATATAAAAAATAGTATTTGTTATTTTAAAATATATAATTGTTTATTTAGTTTTAGAAAAAGCAACTTTAAAGAGTTTTCCAGCATAAACTGCTTTTTAGAGTAA
- a CDS encoding MBOAT family O-acyltransferase, producing the protein MLLNSYYFIFFFVVLFFVYYIFGKTTKIQNLLLLAGSYIFYSSWSWNFLLLLILSTSVTFFIGNKIKKSEGKAKTYWLRGGVFLVLIQLLYFKYFNFFIENFNEMLKVFGCRDQLDLLKIIFPIGISFYSFRMIGYLLDIKNNKLKELPSILDYSVFVAYFPCIIAGPIDKALPFLNSLKIKREFSAPQFTDGLRQILWGVFKKLVVADNIATITTPLFESYDKLNGSALFIGAVLYFIQLYSDFSGYTDMAIGLSKLLGIKIQPNFNYPLFAQNVADYWRRWHISLTSWLTEYVFTPLSIQFRDYDKYGLIMAIIINFLVVGFWHGAEWHYIFHGLVSGIMFIPIIWKGKMNKKVKSQNNIIPTKEELKNIPVTFVMFTLLMVLFFSTDMKMAISYYKEIFSLSFFRLSDYQFKKEIALLIMFTLSIEWIGRGKEYGIKELFLHNNRLIRWGFYYVLVFLVFLFYIAPKGFIYAQF; encoded by the coding sequence ATGCTTCTCAATTCCTACTATTTTATTTTTTTCTTTGTTGTACTTTTTTTTGTTTATTACATTTTTGGGAAAACAACAAAAATTCAGAATCTTCTTCTTTTAGCAGGAAGCTACATCTTCTACAGCAGCTGGAGCTGGAATTTTTTGCTATTACTGATTCTTTCTACTTCAGTTACTTTTTTTATAGGAAACAAAATAAAAAAATCGGAAGGAAAAGCAAAAACCTACTGGCTTAGGGGAGGAGTTTTTTTAGTTTTGATCCAGCTTTTATATTTTAAATATTTCAATTTTTTTATTGAAAATTTTAATGAAATGTTAAAAGTATTCGGTTGCAGAGACCAGTTGGATCTACTAAAAATTATATTTCCGATAGGGATCAGTTTTTATTCATTCAGAATGATCGGCTACTTGCTGGATATTAAGAACAATAAACTTAAAGAACTACCTTCTATTTTGGATTACTCGGTTTTTGTTGCTTATTTTCCATGCATTATTGCAGGACCTATTGATAAAGCTTTACCATTCCTGAATAGCTTGAAGATCAAAAGAGAGTTTTCCGCCCCGCAGTTTACAGACGGATTGAGGCAAATTTTATGGGGAGTTTTTAAAAAATTGGTTGTAGCAGACAATATTGCCACAATAACTACTCCATTATTTGAATCTTATGACAAGCTGAATGGAAGTGCATTATTTATAGGAGCTGTTTTATATTTCATCCAATTATATTCAGATTTCTCGGGTTATACAGATATGGCAATAGGACTGTCTAAACTGTTGGGAATCAAAATCCAACCTAATTTTAATTATCCTCTGTTTGCACAAAATGTTGCCGACTACTGGCGAAGATGGCATATTTCTTTAACATCCTGGCTTACAGAATATGTTTTTACTCCATTATCTATTCAGTTCAGAGATTATGATAAGTACGGATTAATTATGGCAATTATCATTAATTTTCTGGTTGTTGGCTTCTGGCATGGTGCAGAATGGCATTATATTTTTCATGGATTAGTAAGCGGCATCATGTTCATCCCTATTATCTGGAAGGGCAAAATGAACAAAAAAGTAAAAAGCCAGAACAATATTATTCCGACAAAAGAAGAGTTAAAAAATATTCCTGTAACATTTGTTATGTTTACCTTACTGATGGTACTTTTCTTTTCAACAGACATGAAAATGGCCATAAGCTACTACAAAGAAATATTCTCCCTCTCTTTTTTTCGGCTGTCTGACTATCAGTTTAAGAAAGAAATTGCTCTCCTTATTATGTTTACATTAAGCATCGAATGGATCGGAAGAGGTAAAGAATACGGCATAAAAGAATTATTCCTCCATAATAATAGGCTGATAAGATGGGGATTTTACTATGTATTGGTATTTTTGGTATTTTTATTTTACATTGCTCCGAAAGGATTTATTTATGCACAGTTTTAA